In Porites lutea chromosome 1, jaPorLute2.1, whole genome shotgun sequence, a single genomic region encodes these proteins:
- the LOC140921885 gene encoding uncharacterized protein, whose product MSDAEDSNVRSRPNPEVVDPSTGAAIQAAVTRSIGSLTDNLTQVIESRLTDFAKRFSEENSSSVEQAVKKARREQYTCKRKGNQQQLDHSLQVLDKLDEASDALKHKSYEKAKAALESGTELVSKRVKAIKLADKSEFGWATVNEYLSDELASDSDDEKRIYRAERRAERKVTKEKRRRARSGDKGSGSASTSRATSSRYASSDLVSRPEARPARRLGPCFKISTQHFFALLSLFLSSSIMALPHRP is encoded by the coding sequence ATGAGTGACGCGGAGGACAGCAATGTTCGTTCTCGTCCGAACCCTGAAGTCGTAGATCCTTCTACTGGCGCTGCTATACAGGCTGCCGTTACTCGTTCTATAGGTTCTTTAACCGACAACCTTACACAGGTCATTGAATCTCGGCTTACCGATTTTGCCAAGCGTTTTTCAGAGGAAAACAGTTCGTCCGTTGAGCAAGCTGTTAAGAAGGCGCGTCGCGAGCAATACACGTGCAAGAGAAAGGGTAACCAGCAGCAGTTAGACCATTCCCTCCAGGTGCTGGACAAGCTAGACGAAGCTTCCGACGCACTTAAGCACAaatcttatgaaaaagctaaggCTGCTTTGGAGTCAGGTACGGAATTAGTGTCCAAGCGTGTTAAAGCAATAAAGCTAGCCGACAAGAGCGAGTTTGGATGGGCGACGGTCAATGAGTATCTATCCGACGAACTCGCCTCTGACTCAGATGATGAGAAGAGAATTTACCGGGCCGAGAGGAGAGCTGAGAGAAAGGTCACTAAGGAAAAACGTCGTCGTGCCCGTTCTGGCGACAAAGGCAGTGGCTCCGCCTCTACATCTCGGGCGACTTCGTCAAGATACGCATCCAGCGATTTGGTTTCACGCCCGGAGGCTAGACCAGCTCGTCGTTTGGGCCCCTGTTTTAAGATAAGTACCCAGCACTTTTTCGCTTTactatctttgtttctttcttcgtCGATTATGGCGTTACCGCACAGGCCATAA